The Bdellovibrio sp. GT3 genome contains the following window.
TAAAATCTACTCCATTATCGGTCTAGTTTTTTAAAACTAGAGTCCAAAGCTATTGCGAATCTCAGAATTTATGTCAGACTTTATTACAGGTGGTCGTGCTGCTTTTGGACATGAGTCCTGGGCGGTACAAACGGTTTAGATAGAAAAATAAAAAACAATTAGCGGGAGGGAGCAAGGATGCTCAGAGATGTCCTGATTCAAAAAGGTCTTTCAAATAGAGAGGCAGAAGTTGCTGAACTTGTGTCTAAAGGCTTGTCCAACAAGGAAGTTGCGAACCAGCTTTTTGTAACTGAAAAAACAGTTAAATTTCACCTTACTAACATCTATAAAAAGATGAATGTGAAATCTCGTGCACAATTGATCGTATGGTGCTTGCCTCACCTTGGTTTCGTGGAAAGCGAAATCCGCGCAGAGAGCAACAACCAAAATGCGACTACTGCTCAGACTTACAACAATAACCAAACGCAAACGATCCCAGCAGGATCTGCGACTGTAGCTGGTGCTACAACTCTTCCAGGTGGCGGCATGAACCGTAATGGTAATTCCGACATCGGTATGGGTGGCATCTAATATAGACGCCCAAAGCGTTGAACTGAATCCGTGAAGGGTTTAGTATAAAAGGCACGGCATTTAATGCTGTGCCTTTTGTTTTTTGGTGATAGCAAAAGGGTCCTTCGTGAAAGGCTCGTTCTTATGGCTAAATCTTCCAAGCCCGTTTCATTTTCTCAAGTCGTTATGACTCAATTGGTTCTTCCGTCGCACACAAATGCCTTGGGCTCTGTGTTCGGGGGGACGATCATGTCATGGATTGATATCGCAGCGGCCATAGCAGCCCAACGTCACTCGAATAAAGATGTTGTGACAGCCTCCATTGATCGCATTAATTTCGTGGCGCCAGTTTATAAAGGATGGGTGGTGAATCTTAAAGCCAGTGTGAACTACACTTCGCGCACCTCTATGGAAGTGGGCGTTCGTGTGGATGCAGAGGATCCTAAAACCGGGGAAACCTTTCATACTGCGACGGCATACACCACATTTGTGGCTTTGGGTGCCAATGGTAAGCCGATTGAGGTTCCAGGGTTGGAGTTGAACACTGAGAACGATAAACGCCGCTACAACGAAGGCAAGGCTCGCCGAGAGCAGCGTCTAAAAGAAAAGCGTCAGGATTAATCTGTAGAGTGGGGCTGGCTACGGTCGTACAACAGCCTCAAGCCATATACTTGAACGAATACGAAGACTATCAACATGAACTTCATAAAAAACTCCAAGAGTTGTTCCAGAATAGGGACAGAGCTTATGGGTTTTGTCATTTGATAGACGATTAAAGTTACGATTGAGATTATCAGATTTCCAAAAACCAATTCCACACGCAACCGATTCAAAAAAATAACTGGGTTCAGAGCGACGATCAATAACATCGCAATTGCATGATTTATGATGGAGGGGATGGTCATCAGAATTGCCAAAGATGCATACATTAGGATCGTTTGCGTAATCACTGCAGTCTGATTTCTTTCGATCGTAAAAAACAGGGTGCAAAGTGCTCCGAAAATGGCGATCACGGCCAGGCCCGCAAGTTTAATCAGGCCAACACCCATTGCCAGATAATAGAAGCAAAAAGTAATGCTGACAGCCCAGACGCTGAGGCAGACATACTTTCCTAAATGGTTTTGATTAATCGAAAAATTACTACTGCCGAACATAAACTAAAAATCCCCACCAACGCGATATGGGATTATTATAACTGACATTCGACAGTGACATCATTTTGATCCGGCAACACTTTAAAATAGAATCCTGTTTTGAGACGGTATTTTCTCAAAGTATTCGCATTCAAGTGAGGGTTTCCTCATGTTTATTTAACGATATAGTCTTTCCAGCGATTGATCAGCGAAGGGGTGAGCTGCGTGTAGCAGACGGTGCCTTCGGTGGCTGTTTCTTTTCTGCTGATTTGTGCTTCTCTTCCCAGGTCGAAAATTTTGTATTCTTCGGAGCGTGGGAAGTAGAGTTGCACATCGGTCTGCATTTCGCTGACCATTTGAGCCATCAGCTTTTTTAACTGTTCCATTCCCTGTCCGGTGAGGGCGCTGACGAAAACCCGCGGGTACTGTTTGACCCGGAATTGTCTTTCAACGGGAGCTGCATCCACCTTGTTAAAGACGTGGATGATTTTTTTATCGGCCCAGTTGAATTCCTTGATGAGATCTTCAACGACTTCAATTTGTCTTTCCATGTTGGGGGAGGATAAATCCACCACATGAAGTAAAACATCAGCTTCTGCCGACTCTTCAAGTGTTGCTTTAAATGCCTCAATCAACTGTGTGGGAAGTTTACGAATGAAGCCCACGGTGTCTGTGACGACTGCCGGTGGTCCATCGTTCAAAAAGATTTTGCGAGTTGTCGGATCCAGGGTTGCGAACACCTGATTTTTTGTCATCACTTGCGCACCAGTCAGGCGGTTCAGTAAAGAACTTTTACCTGAGTTGGTGTAACCAATTAAAGCAAAGGATGGGATTTCATGGCGTTTACGGGATTGTCTGTGTTGCGCACGGTTTTGGCGAACACCATCAAGTTTTTTCTTAATTAAAGCGACGCGCTCACGGATACGGCGGCGATCGTTTTCAAGGGCAGTTTCCCCAGGGCCTCTGGTGCCGATACCGCCACCTTGGCGAGACAGAGATTCCAACCATGCTCCGACCATGCGGGGCATTTGATCCAGCAACTGTGCAAGTTCCACTTGAAGTTTTCCTTCAAACGTCTGAGCACGTTGGGCAAAAATATCCAAAATCAATTGATTGCGGTCAACCACGCGAACTTTAACAATTTGCTCTAAGTTTCTTTGTTGAACGCCAGATAGTTGGTGATCCATGACCACAATCGTGGCCTGGCTGTCGCGGACCATCTCGGCCACTTCTTCGACTTTGCCGGATCCAATCAGGGTTGCGGGATTCCAAGAAGGCAGAACTTGGATAATGGAGCCTACAACTTCACCACCAGCGGCGGTGACCAGCTCCTCCAGCTCCAGCAGATTTTCTTTGATTTCGGTGAGTGGTTCGGTTTTTAAACCGACCCCGATGACAATCGCTCTATCGTGAACTTTGACATGGGCTTGTTGACTCAAATCGAAGAACCCTCCCTTGGTCTGCCTTAATTCTATCACCCTCGCGCATTCGGTCAAAGACAAATTTTAGACATTTTTGCCTGCCAACAAAGGCCCTTAGGCCCATGCATTTCCACACAATCTGACACGTGAACTTGGCCCTACGGGTTAAACAAATCAAAATTTTCTTTTAATGTGGTTGGTTTTTTGGGAGTGGGAATGGCTAAAAAGTTTAACATCTCTTTGCAGGATATATTGGAGCTACCGATCAAGGCTGAGATTTTCAGCGCAGAGAGACTTGAGGAATACGCGGTTTACCTGGGCGAGAATTTGCAAACCGGTAAAACCTCGGTAAAGCGTAGAACCTTAATTAAACGCAGTTCTGAAAATGGTAAAAAGCTTCTGGTCGCGTACCGTTTGCTGGCCACTGTAGGCAGAAAAAAAGAATCCGTTTCTCCCGCAGCCGAATGGCTGATTGATAATTTTCATATCGTTGAGGAGCAGTTGCGTGAAATCGAGGAGGATCTTCCTCCATCGTACTATTCGGAACTTCCCAAAGCTATCGAAGGGGAGTTGGCGGGGTACCCACGTATCTATGCATTGGCATTGGCGATGATTGCACATTCGGACAGTAGGCTGTCGGTGGATTTAATCCGTAGATTCGTTCTGGGTTTTCAAACACGCAACTATTTGAAAATGGGCGAGTTGTGGGCTGTGGCCATCACCCTGCGAATTGCGTTGGTTGAAAACCTTCGTCGGGTGGCCTTGCGGATAGCATGGGATTTCAATCAATCCGCCATGGCGGATGATCTGGTTGAGCAGTTGCTGGAAAATGTGCGCCAGCCAAAAAAATTTCAGAAATATTTGAAGCAAATCGTCAGTCATTGTGAAGGACCGGTGGAAACTGAGCTGACCTTCATCGCGCAGGTCGCAAAGCGTCTGCGTGATGCCGAGGCGGATGTCTGGCCCGTGATAGAAGCGATGAATGCGGAGCTGGGTAAAGCGAATCTGAGTATTGAGCAGATTGTCACCCGGGAACATCAGCATCAGGCCACCACTCAGGTAACAATTGCGAATATTATTTCCAGTATGCGTTTGATCAGTAATATCGACTGGAAGCTATTCTTTGAAAGTGTCAGTCATATTGATCGACTCCTGGAGGCGGATCCAACGGGCGATTACGCAAAGATGGAATTCGTCACCCGGGATGATTATCGCCACAACATCGAAAGAATTGGAAAGCGCACGAAAACCCCCGAGCGCGATATCGCCAAGAAAGCCATTGAAAGAAGTCAGCAGGACAATTCCCATGTGGGCTACTATTTGTACGGCAAGGGCTTGCGAAAGCTGGAAAAGGACTTTAATTACCGGCCGCGCTTCAGTGAATCCTGGTTGCGCCTGACCTTAAGACATCCCACGTTGGTTTACTTTTCCAGTATTGCGATTTTAATTTGTTTAACGATGATTGGTCCCATCGACTACGCCGTCAGGAATTCCAAATTTTGGTATGGCATGGTGGTGGCCGTCTTTGTCATGTTTATTCCTTTCAGTGATTTGGCAGTGACACTTTTCAACTATCTTTTAACCCATGTAGTTCAGCCCCGGAGGCTGGCGAAAATGGATTACCGTCAGGGAGTGCCTGCAGAATACCGAACCTTGGTAATTGTGCCGTGCCTGCTGGTGGATGAAGAAACCATCGAAAATCTGCTCGAGAAAATCGAAGTTCATTATTTGGGCAATTTGGATGCGCAGGTCTATTTTGCGCTGGCAACGGATTTTCTGGATGCCGCCAGTGAGCAGGTGGAAGGTGATCAAGGACTGGTTGCCCAGGTGCAAGAGGGCATTGCGCGTCTGAATGAAAAGCACGGTGCGGACCGGTTTTTTCTGTTGCATCGTAAGCGTCTGTGGAATCCGTCCGAGAAAAAATGGATGGGCTGGGAGCGTAAGCGTGGAAAAATTGAAGAGCTGAATCGCATCCTTTTGGGCAACGGAGAGACCAGTTATACCATCATGACTATTCCAGAGGAGCTGGTTCATACTTTCAAGTATGTGATCACTCTGGATGCGGATACGCAGTTAGGATTGGATGGGGCTCGGCACCTTATTGGTGTGGCTTCGCATCCGCTGAACCGGGCTAAATTCAGTGAACTGCGCCGACGCGTGACTGACGGTTATGGAATTATTCAACCCCGGGTGAGTATTTCACTCGAAAGCTCCTCGCGCACGATCTTTGCCTCTGTTTTTTCCGGCCATACCGGTATTGATCCCTATACCATGGCAGTGTCCGATGTTTATCAGGACTTATTTAACGAAGGCAGTTTTACCGGAAAAGGCTTGTACGATATCGAAGCGTTTGATCGGTCGCTGGAAGGCAGGGTTCCGGATAATACGATTCTTAGCCATGATCTGTTTGAGGGTCTTTATGCCCGCACGGCGCTGGTGACTGATATTGAAGTCATGGATGACTATCCCAGCTCATATAAAAGTTTTTCGGCCCGGGCGCATCGTTGGGTGCGGGGAGACTGGCAGGTAGGTCCATGGACTTTGCCGATTGTAAAAAACCATGATGGAAAACTGGTGGTGAATGATCTGCCCCTGATTTCCCGCTGGAAGATTTGGGATAATCTTCGCCGCAGCCTGGTGGCTCCGTGTTTGATGTTTCTGTTTGTGGCCTCGTGGTTGATTTTGCCGGGGGATGCCTGGTTCTGGACCGGGGTTGCAACGGTGACGATAGCGATTCCTATCATCCTGCAACTTGTGAATGCCTTGATGGTTTCACCGCGCGGTGGCAGTTGGACCAAAAGTTTCTGGAGTGAGCTGGGGAAAATACAGACCCACGTCGGTCAGTTTCTTTTGTCTCTGGTATTTCTGCCTCACCGGGCAGTGAATGATGTGGATGCTATCGTGCGGGCGATCTACCGCACTCGAG
Protein-coding sequences here:
- a CDS encoding helix-turn-helix domain-containing protein; amino-acid sequence: MLRDVLIQKGLSNREAEVAELVSKGLSNKEVANQLFVTEKTVKFHLTNIYKKMNVKSRAQLIVWCLPHLGFVESEIRAESNNQNATTAQTYNNNQTQTIPAGSATVAGATTLPGGGMNRNGNSDIGMGGI
- a CDS encoding acyl-CoA thioesterase: MAKSSKPVSFSQVVMTQLVLPSHTNALGSVFGGTIMSWIDIAAAIAAQRHSNKDVVTASIDRINFVAPVYKGWVVNLKASVNYTSRTSMEVGVRVDAEDPKTGETFHTATAYTTFVALGANGKPIEVPGLELNTENDKRRYNEGKARREQRLKEKRQD
- the hflX gene encoding GTPase HflX; amino-acid sequence: MSQQAHVKVHDRAIVIGVGLKTEPLTEIKENLLELEELVTAAGGEVVGSIIQVLPSWNPATLIGSGKVEEVAEMVRDSQATIVVMDHQLSGVQQRNLEQIVKVRVVDRNQLILDIFAQRAQTFEGKLQVELAQLLDQMPRMVGAWLESLSRQGGGIGTRGPGETALENDRRRIRERVALIKKKLDGVRQNRAQHRQSRKRHEIPSFALIGYTNSGKSSLLNRLTGAQVMTKNQVFATLDPTTRKIFLNDGPPAVVTDTVGFIRKLPTQLIEAFKATLEESAEADVLLHVVDLSSPNMERQIEVVEDLIKEFNWADKKIIHVFNKVDAAPVERQFRVKQYPRVFVSALTGQGMEQLKKLMAQMVSEMQTDVQLYFPRSEEYKIFDLGREAQISRKETATEGTVCYTQLTPSLINRWKDYIVK